The Myripristis murdjan chromosome 11, fMyrMur1.1, whole genome shotgun sequence genomic sequence CCATGTACCCCCATGAGAGGCACCTCTTCCACCCccacgcctcctcctcccccacccttAACGACTGCATCAGGAAGGTAAGGTGAcccaatgcttttttttccctcctcacagGAAAACATCAAAAGTGTcctggttatttttttatttttttcatttgatacaGTAGGAATGCGGTTATGTGAATTTATATGcttacctctccctctctgcctacatctccctcccctccctctgtctctctaacAGAGGGCCACTCTTACAAAGCAGGCGTCAATCCAGCAGGCTAAGGTCAGTGCCTGGCTCCACTCTTCAGAGGACATGGACAGATGCTGCAAAGGTTGGTCACTGTCTGTTTGTTGACCTGTGTAACTGATTACCCTCCCATCTCACTACTTAATTCTCACTTTGCTTAACTGCATTGCATTTAGCATTTCATGCCTTGTCTGCCATTTCTGTATCTGAGTGATGCTGCCAACCTCTCATCAAAtaattcatctctctctctctctttgtctctcagaCTTGGAGGAGTGTGAATCGTACCTGCTGGAGCTAAACTTGCTGCTAAAGAGCATGGAAGTCCTCCATCGCACATACTCAGCACCAGCCATCACTGCACTACAggtatatgtatacacacacacaattgcacaCATCGTGATAAAATTAGtacaaaatatatgtatttgcaTTTCTTGACATGGACTGAATCTCACAGTATGTTAGCAGCTATGCATATTGTGAGTGTGCTGAAACACTATAGTAATGAGCAAGTGATGTAGTTGGCGACTACAGCCTTAAGTCATATGGAAAGGTCATGGGGCATGCCATGTGGGTGAATTAGGGAAGTCCCATAACTATTGCTCTCagggaataataaataaagaccaTTTGAAACAAATAAAGAGTAGAGAGAAAGATATTTCTTCTTTGCGTCATGACCATACACTGACAGTCaacttctctcctccttccattGTGTCTCTCTTCCTTGTGGCACCACAGGCATCTACGTATGACATTCCTAAGAAAGAGAAGAGACCAAGGAGGTGGCGATCCAAGAACAATGGCAAAGACGCCAAAGCCACTCTACAGGTTCATGCACAGCTTACCATTTGACTGCAGATGAATACTAGAGACAAGTTCGCAATCATGGACCAAAGGCTGCAAAGGGAACTTAACAAAAGATTAccatttcttttcctcttctgtttgaGTTATATACAAACCTTGAACTTACCTTTTCTTCTCCAGGTTCCTAGCTGTATCTCCTCCAAATCACCTCGCCTCCATGCGTCCAACCCCAATCTCTACACCGCTGAGTCAAACACCCAGGAGGCCTGTCCTGAATCCCCAGACTCACCTACAGATGCATCCCGACTACAGGAGGATTTCTGCAGACTGGCCAACAACAGTGAGTCTCTTTATAGGTCTATGCAAGTTGGCCAAGCCTTCTGAGGGTCTATattcagagaaagacagatCAGAGGGATATTCTTGAGTGTGTTTCTTCTGTGGTAAGATTGTCACCATCCCAGTTCTTCTTTTCTTGAAAATGTCTTCTGTCTTGTTCATTTTTCTCtggtatttgtgtgtctgcagtccaCACCACACTCAAGTCAGCCTTTAGCTCCTTGtcagcagaaagagacagactgaAGCACACCATCCACATGCAGGCCCCCCAGCCAGCACAGGTCATAGGCTTGAAGACCACCTATTCCTCAGTAAGTGACTGCCTGTGTTTGTATCCACCAATACATGATTGCACCACAGATGTCTACCACTGAAGACCATGGATCCAGTTTCTGTCAAATAACTTTGAATCATCCAATCAGGACTGTCCAGATAGCTCCCGCTCCCTGGTCCACCAGGTGTCCAATGAGAGCAAAGCATCGATCCCGGAGTCGATCTCGGAGTTCTTTGATGCTCAGGAgtacctcctctcctcttcctcctctgagaATGAGGTCAGGCGCTCTTCTCTTCCTAGTGTAGACATATCAAAGTTTCTACACAAGCACAGTTTTTAcctgcagtgaaaaaaacaatacaaatatcTGCCTTACAGCAAAAATACTGTAGctttggtgtattttttaattttcctagTCTGATGATGCAAAGAGTTGGGGTTTGTTTGTCCTTGTGATGATGTGCTTTGTTCCCTCGCTGACCTTTCATCATTGATTTTCCGTCACCAGGTGTCAGATGATGACTCCTACATCAGTGATGTCAGTGACAGCGTCTCCATGGATACCTACAGCAACGAGGGAGGCAGCGAGAGACACAACTCGGGTACATGATATGATAGgacattgtgtgtctgtgtgtgtgatgacataTCAACTCTTtcaacagagacaaaaagactgtgagagaaagagagagacctaATTCTGTCAAAGAAGGAGAGGCTTTTCTTTTATCTGTGTGCTTCTGAGTGTGAGTGTTTCATGGGACCGTGTGAAGCTCGGCGtaattatttgtgtgtgagaaaatcAACTCGAATAAACAATCTGAAAATCTGGAATCTCAGGGAAGTCACTCACTCCATCGCAGAATCTGCTCAACATGACCGTCAGCAACCTCCAGACATGTTTGCAAACTGAGTGCCATGTTTCTTCGTACGTGACAAAGCATATCTGGTCCAACAGCTGCACAGGCATCGCTAATTCACTGCCACAGATGGTGTTGgtttctgtttttccacttttttttcccctcttggcAGCTCTTTGAAGTGACATCAGTGTGTTAATGACTGGGCTCAGTTTCATCCTGTAATAAGAAACATGGTTACACCAAACTGGGATGGATATATGGGTAGGAGACAGGTGACTGAATCATCTGCTGAGTGGAAAGATGCTGGAGGTCTCTGAATAAGAATTTATGATGCATCGCCACAGCTTGGGTCTGTTCACACATATGCTGTGAACAGAAAAATATACCAGCCAATAAAAGTTGAATCCCATTAGCTGTCATTCTTCCCTGTGATTACAGACTTTTCAGACTAGGTTTTGACCAGCATTGGTTTATGAGGGCTGATACCTATTCCAGTATTGTGGTTTAAAGCTGCTGATGACCAGTGCTGATATATGCCGATGCCGATGCCGATGATATATTTAAACTGGATCATTTTGGTgccacaaatacaaatactgcGGTCCGTCAGAAAAATCATCCTTTGAAAACAAGgttaatgatttttatttttatttttattactagGTGAGCTGCTGGCTCCTTTAAGAAAAACTCCAGCACAACACACATTAGTACTGTTAACACTAATCTTGGATTGGCAATTTACACTGCATTTCTGGTGCTATTGTGTTATTTgatgttgcatttttgtttttctacagcTAATTAGTCAAAAGTGAATCCAGTTACATCACTGAGAGATATTCCCAGCACTGCTACAATGGtgtttaatagaaaaaaaaattatcagcaCTCTGAAACAGAAGCATTTGCTGCCAGGTTTCAGTGCGATcccctaaaaataaatcatcaaaaGCTTTCTGCAGGCACTGATTTGCAGCAATGTTACACAAATATTCAGAGATAAATCCAGCACAGAGCAAatggaaaaacaccaaaacaccaaaattgCACCAGTAACTTGATGTAATCCCTACTAATGTGATAATGTGTTTTAAGGTAGACTTTTCCTTTAAGGCACAGCGAGGCAGGTGCCATTGCAGGTTTACAGACAGTGGGCACTGGGCAACAATGACTGGCTGACAGCtgattgttattgttatcagccttttttttttattaacagtcGCCCTCTATTTTGAAGGAACTGCCTCTTTCGCTTTTCAGCTCTCTCACTTGACATCTTTTCTTCATCTTcaactctttctccctctcatcccCCACCACCATTCCCTCCATTTTTGCCCTCCTGCCCCCCAGTCAGCAGCGTGGTGCCCCTGACTCGCCGTCGCTCCACGCTTCCCTCCCCCAGCCCCAGCAGCAGCGGCGTGAGCTTGTGGAACATCCTGAAGAACAACATCGGGAAGGATCTGTCCAAGGTGGCCATGCCAGTGCAGCTCAACGAGCCGCTCAACACCCTGCAGAGGCTGTGTGAGGAGGTGGAGTACAGTGAGCTGCTGGACACTGCCAACCAGACCCATGACCCCTACCAGCGCATGGTGAGttggggaacacacacatgtcacacaGATAGTCTCATGCATGTTACTATGCACATAGTTAACACAGAATACTCTGTTGTACACCAACATTCTATTATCATATGAGACCTTCTGGGATTTAGCAGATCCTAAttgagctttttcacagcagccaggtgttactaatgacattaattgagGTTCTGGTCCATTTAAGGGGATTTTCATACTTGGTTCATTTTAACTTCTCAAGTGACCTCAGACTGATGAGTTTCCAGACACTCCAAATGAACTCAGAACCCtctaaaacaaaccaaactgagaCCACCTCATGAGTAAGTGGACTGCGACCTCGTCAGACCTCAAGTGTACCAGAAAGCTGAGTTCTCCTTCTGTTGGTCCACTTAAAGAGAACTGAGTTCGGAATATGTGAAAACACCCTAAGTGTACCAAAGGTTtttccagtgaaccagcatGCACAACAACAGGGctttaattaatgttattagcaacacctgtgtaGGCCCTGccattcatgttaaaaaaaaaaaattaaaaaaaaaagactgtgctGAAAATTTCCATCATCATGATATAGGataagtgttgtctttctcTGGTTTTCAAGGCAGCACTGTATtaaattttctgtcttttctagCTTTTTCAAaatctgcttggtcatcatatccacatcattATTGACTGTTTATCCTACAATATTGTCAAAATATCGATaatgaggtattcagtcaaagatatcatgataCTTAATTTTGGTCTGTATCATCCCGCCATAACCAGCATAGTTACatagtcacatacacacatcatataCACAATATTACATGCTCACAGTAGTGTCTAATACACATACAGGTAAATTCACACACAACAGTCTCATGTACAGTAAATGCACATTCTCACACACGCTAAGTGTCATTtataaatgcacacattaatttgtcatgcacacacagtggtcTCATGTGACCCtcatatacacataaacacacacatacacatatacactctaTGTAACCACTCCCAAACTCAAACACAgtacaaacaaaatgtataaacacatttgcacatgtgtacatacacatatagGAGTTTCACAGATAAATGTGCACCCATAATACTCTCAGgtacatacacaagcacataaaCATCACTGTTTTCATGGGAGTGCATATGTTCCTTGTGAGAGAGTAGACACGCAGCATTATCCACCCTGtcctttgttgttgtgttttttctctgtagGTGTATGTTGCTACGTTTGCGGTGTCTGCATATGCGTCCAGCTACCATCGAGCAGGGAGCAAACCATTTAACCCCGTCCTGGGAGAGACGTACGAGTGTGACAGAGCTGACAAGGGCTTCAGGTTCATAGCAGAACAGGTATAGCACATACAGTTTACACAACAGGCTTGAACCCAGTTCATTGCATCAGATTCCACACCCTTCAAAGAACAAACCATTAATACAGTTCACTGCATGGGTGCTTTGAATACTTGATTATGGCGTGGTTCAAAGGATATGTCTGCCAAATTTGACTTGCTGATGGTACATGTAGCATTTGTAAACATCTGTAAATGAATGTAAACATTTTTGTCATATAAGAACTTGATGTAAGGTCATCTTACATCAGTGCTGTTGGCAGTTTTGGGCCACATTTCCAACATAACCTGTCCATCATCTGTCATTGCATGAAAGCAAAAGCTAATATAAAACGCCATATATAGGTGGGAAGAGTCAGGCAATATTCTTAATGAtagtcttgtttgtttacagtaattatactaCTCTCTCAGTTAATGTAATGGTTCATTGCTGTCAAAATCAACATTAGCACCTTTTAtgctctttatttttaaaatgactaatGTCTTAATTTATATACTATGGCCAAACTGTTGGTATATCAgcctttttcccctttttctctcactctgtctccccATTTCCCAGGTGAGTCACCACCCACCTGTGTCGGCATGTCACTGTGACTCAAAGAACTTCACCTTTTGGCAAGGTTAGCAAGCGAGAGcatgtttggaataaacaagCTTTATTCTGCCCTGCCCTGCTGGGCTTagcagtgggggaaaaaaagtgtgattatCATTGGCCCCACACCTTGATGCTGTGTTTACTGCATGCTGTAGGTCCTGTTTATGCTGAAAATACATGCTCTATGTCTCCCCAGTGCTCATCTGTTGTTTTGTGATCCATTTCTTTTAGATGTCCGATGGAAGAATAAATTTTGGGGCAAATCCATGGAAATAGTTCCCATGGGAACCACTCATGTCACCTTACCCACGTAGGTCCTTTACTAAGGGTTTGAGCATTTGtacttttgtatgtgtgtgcactcataCATGCTAAAGTTTAGCATGTGTGTCCACTCTAATTGGCATCTGTGTAGGTTAAAAAAGTGTAATATCATCCTGAATCTAGAGACACAGGACttaagagtgtgtttgtgcgtgtgtgtgtgtgccctctcCAGATTTGGGGACCACTACGAATGGAACAAAGTGACATCTTGCATCCACAACATCCTTAGTGGCCAGCGCTGGATTGAACACTACGGAGAAATGGCcatcaaaaatgtcaacaatgaCGCCTGCCAGTGTAAAGTCACTTTTGTCAAGGTCAGGAATCAGAGACATTCAATTCCTGCAGTTTTTGCAGATTATTTTTGCTCACTTTCTGACCTCTACCTTTTGAGAATGATCCATTATCTTATCTCCAGTTTCGAAGGAGAAagtttgtgtaaaatgttgaaaaggCTTTGTTATGCATGAATTAATACCTTCAGGCACCATACGATGCGACTGTCAAAAGTAGGTTGTAGGTAGTGCTGTCAAGTCAAACAGCACCATCTTCTGGACAAAGAGGAGAGCtccattggaaaaaaaacaaaaaacgaaaaaaacaactgaaaaccaGTTCATGTAAAATTAGGCAGCCATGTGTAGATTTAACCCCCTCAAGCACAAAAATAACATGGAAATCATATCAGTCACATCACTTACAAATTTTTCCTTGATATTTTTCTTTCCATATTTCTTAAGGGAAACACCACAACCCTAATTGggataagcagcttggaaaatgaatgaattaagaGAGacaaatttaaatgatttttctgcatttttcttcaGGCAAAATCATGGAGCTCTACAGTGAATGAGATAGAAGGCGTGGTTACAGATAGAGATGGAAAAGTTATACACTCCATATTTGGGAAATGGCACGAGGGGGTGTATCAAGGAGACCCGCCTTCTGCCACCTGCATCTGGAGAGCAAGTGAGTGAAAAGCCCCTGGTATTATCACTCAGAACACTTTTACATCAGTGTAACTCAATTCAACATGACAAAACTGAGTCTGACACAGTTTCACTATTActggatatgtgtgttttgtgtgtagaCCCCATGCCAGTGGAGCAGGAACAATACTACGGCTTCACTCAGTTTGCAGTGGAGTTGAATGAGCTAGATCCCAGCCTGAAAACTCTGCTGCCCCCTACAGACACGCGCCTCAGGCCGGACCAGAGGTCAGCAACCTATTTAACCTTTTTTCTGTCAATCACTGTTTCCCTATGTGCTGACTGTTCCTTTGATCAGCTTGTTTTGCTACCCACCACTGTCCATTTCTTAAGGCTCTCCTCTACCCCGCTTTGTTGTCTCGCCTTTATTGCACCAAAGTACTTTGTCCTCTTCAGGTCCTTTCTGGCGATTGGACCAGTCTGTCATGCTTTTAAGGTGATCTAGGGtagcctgtctctctccgttgttttctctgtctctctcatggACAGTTACACAACACTGCTCGGGGTGAGGAAGAGTCAGTAGCCATGTCTCCATCAACCcttttttatgcacattttgctgtattaaataaaaaaaatgcttgatggaaacagcaaatgttgcttaaaatccccaaaaatgtgactaaaagTTTATGTTCTCCCTTGACATGGATATAGTTTTTGTTCAATAAAAGGAAATGCAATAATTTGCCCTGGAATGCATTTgctgaattgaaaaaaaaaaaacaaaaacagaagacatGCACAaaggattttttggggggggcatttctgctttatttgacagccacagtagagatagactgctttatttgacagccacagtagagatagacaggaaaggcaggggagagagaagggatgacgtgtagcaaaggacctgaggttggatttgaaccgcggttgctgcgatcgggactaagccctaGTGCATGGTGCATGCActttaccggtgagccaccggggcacccCATGCAAAGGATTTAGTCATAGGACATGAGTGCTCTCTGACCTATCATTCTGGATGGTGGTAACTTCAGCACGTATAGGCGGACATTTGAAGAAATCAATTTTTGCAAAACTAAGCACAGCCATTTAGTTGGCAAACAAACCAGCTTACTATAGTGACagtcagatgaagatgatggagcAGGACACaggaaggcaggggaaacaccctggacaggttgacACTCCATCACAGAGACCGACAGATAAACAAGCACATTCAGGGGCAACTTAATGTCCACTTCACCTGTCTTACATGTCactggactgtgggaggaaaggACCCTGGCCGGCCAGCaattgaacccaggaccttcttgctgtgaggcaacagtgctaGCCACTGCACCACTGTGCCACCAAACATGAACCAGAGTCTAATGTGTGCGAGTCAAAGGGTCAACCAAAACCCCATGGTGCAATGAAAGTGAGGGCCGGCACGTGCCAGCTGAGGTGGAATCCCGCCCGCCTCGCCCACAGCATCAGAGGTggagtgtgagcgtgtgtgagaGGACCCGAAAGGTGGTGAACTATGCTTAGGAAGGGTGAAGCCAGAGGAATCTCTGGTGGAGGCCCGTAGCAGTCCTGACGTGCAAACCGGTCGTCTGACCTGGGTATAGGGGCGAAGGACTAATCAAATTGCAGTTTTATCTGGTAAAGCAAATGATTAGAGGCCTTTATCTAAATCTTgattgttttattaattataaGATTAATTATTTTGAGTGTTTTATGGAAATGCAGCTTGTTCCTTTCTGTTCCTATCTAGAAGGGCCAAAATCTTACTGTTCTCTTtcatgactctctctctccttctccccctctctctctctgtgtctctgtttctctgttacTCTGTCTCTGGATTGGTATGCAGGTTGCTGGAGGATGGGAACATTGAGGGAGCCGAGGAGCAGAAGCAGAGAATTGAGCAACtccagagggagaggaggaaagtgcTGCAGGACAACAACATGACACACCAGCCACGCTTCTTCAAGTATGCTTCCTTTTGCTTGCTTGCGTGTCTTGAGTCTCATACTTAAGAGGcgatgtttgtgtctgtgacaTGCACAGAGATCATGTGCATGGCAGCCACTTTGTCTCACATGATATCAGAGGCTTTGAGTTATGTGTCACTGACATGCAAAGAAACTTCCCGGCCATTGGCCTCCAAGCCCTTTTGGACCGGAGCCTCTATCAGAATCTGGAAACAGTTTACTGTTTTGCAACTCCAAGCAACTGAGCGGATATTGTCTCAAGTATGCAAAGTCTCCCACATTGTTAAAAGGTAGGCAGGGACATGAGTGTCTGATTGCTGAGAAGAACTGAAGGAAGTGGAAATTAAAGGGGCTTTGACTGGACAGTCTGCAGCATTGTGATGAATGCTCGGCCTGTGCTGTCATGATAAGTGCTCATCAAAAAAAGGTCATGCTTATTCATTACCTTGCGGCACATATAAACAGGTAATACTATCAAATGACTTACTCCTCCCTAGGGTGTATAaggtcaaatttattttttggatgaTCAAGCTTGAACATTATATATAGAGAGGGTGGTAGCAACCTCTTTATTGGGTAACTAACATCACTGCTGTTGTAATGGTACTTTATTACAAGACCTTGTGACTGATAAAAGGAATCACGTTACTTTCCGACACTGATTATTTGGCTCATCATTCCAGAAAATGTTTCTTCATCACCTCATGGCTCATACCTAAAGCAGTGCAATCACATGACTTTACTCCGTCAGAGCAGTGAACACTAAATAGTGTTAGCGTCCAGTGTTCTTAATAATCCAGATGCTTGACATAATCAAAATAGTTGGAATAAGTccaatcagagaaaataaatgtatCCACTATTCCTAAACTAAGATGAGAGGATAGGCATattatgataaaaaataaatggaatagGGTGTGGTTTATTTTTTGATGAGTAAACTTCTGTATATTTAGTGAGGGTGACAATAGTAGTAACATCTCTTTGACTGGCAATGAACATTACAGATTTTGCAATGGCACTTATGACTAATAAAGGTATGGTTTTATTTTCCAATAGTAATCATTTTTAAACCCAGTGTTGCTGCTGACATGACGTTTGAACGTCactgtatttgtattgtgtCCACAGGAAGTCTAAAGATGATACTTGGGTGAGCAACAACACATACTGGGAGCAGCGGAGAGACCCTGGCTTCAGTAAAATGGACTTTCCCGTTTTGTGGTGACCTCTGGCCTTAACCCAACAGTTAAATATCTCACTTCCTCTACAGTCAATTGTAAGAGAGGAAAAGTGTTAAACTGACCTGAGAAGAGCGTCGTGACCTGGTGATCATGTCTTACCCTGTGTCATGGTGATCCAGACCAAATACAGACTTCAAACTTCCTCTTTCAAGAGTGGGCACAACCTTTTGAGCAGAAGAGGGTGCTTTTGATTGATTTGTCCATTAAAactgtttgtttctgctgtttattatgTTGTTCTTTTGATGATGTATTTCTCTCCCTTATATTATCATGTCCTTGCGGTTTTATCATGATTCTAATTTACACCGTGTCAGTGTAGAGGAAAGGATGCTATTCATTGTTCATTCAATGCTGAGGTGCAACAGAACAATTGATATGTTCTGTTGCATCTCAGTGTTCACCAAAGTGCCTTTTGATGCAGTGCTGCACTCAAACAGCTGCTGTTGCAGTTATGCAAAAACACTCATTCAGAGTCTTAAAAATGCTTCTTTTGGATGCACTCATTGAGTCATGTCATTGTGATATCAGTGGACTCTATGGAGGGAATAAAAACTTGGATAGATAAAGGTCAACATCCTTCATGTATTTTGTACATCCAGTCAGCATTGTGACTCCAAGATTTCTTGACTCCATAAACCAATGGCTGCTCAGAGGTTCTATTATTAAATGAAGGCCTCTGACTACGGCCACTATGCTGCCTTGTGAAGATCACTCATTACTGTTActgtcattttgtgtgtatatacataaatatgtatatatatatatgtgtgtgtgtgtgtgtgtgtgtgtgtgtatatatatatatatatatatgcatatctatatacatatttccatatatatatatatgtatgtatgtatattgaaaaaacagcaataatactTTATGTTTAGAGATGTACAATAAACTGTACAATGATTggacatgttttgtgtttttgtcgtgtgtgtgtgtgcgtgtgtgcgcacgcaGTTCATATGTACCTAATCGGGGCACTGGGCCAGTATCTATGGATCAGAGTGACCactcccagtctgctctcaaAAAGTCTCTTATCATCATTGACAAGCATGTCATGAACCACCATgcacccaccctctctctctctaacacacacacacacacacacacacacattctcctgACCCTAATGCTTAGACCCTTTTCATTCACAGTTCAATCACCACTTGGGAACAGGGGTGCCACCAGAGTTTTCAGGCTCCATGAAGGGATATCACAGCCCCAGCTGTAATCGCATATCCAGATCCCAATCAAGGCTTTAAATGCCTCTGGCTTTAGCAGGGTGGAAGTTCTTTTACTATATAAGTAAAATACC encodes the following:
- the LOC115367745 gene encoding oxysterol-binding protein-related protein 3-like isoform X2 gives rise to the protein MTSSSPTHSDSSGSSKHDSNQDSWEIVEGLKGFPASMQEPVRQEGFLLKRRKWPMKGWHKRYFVLEKGILKYSKRGSDLKKGKLHGCIDVGLSVMSVKKKAMCIDLDTEDNIYHLKVKSPELFDEWVLKLRHHRVFRQNEIAMYPHERHLFHPHASSSPTLNDCIRKRATLTKQASIQQAKVSAWLHSSEDMDRCCKDLEECESYLLELNLLLKSMEVLHRTYSAPAITALQASTYDIPKKEKRPRRWRSKNNGKDAKATLQVPSCISSKSPRLHASNPNLYTAESNTQEACPESPDSPTDASRLQEDFCRLANNIHTTLKSAFSSLSAERDRLKHTIHMQAPQPAQVIGLKTTYSSDCPDSSRSLVHQVSNESKASIPESISEFFDAQEYLLSSSSSEVSDDDSYISDVSDSVSMDTYSNEGGSERHNSVSSVVPLTRRRSTLPSPSPSSSGVSLWNILKNNIGKDLSKVAMPVQLNEPLNTLQRLCEEVEYSELLDTANQTHDPYQRMVYVATFAVSAYASSYHRAGSKPFNPVLGETYECDRADKGFRFIAEQVSHHPPVSACHCDSKNFTFWQDVRWKNKFWGKSMEIVPMGTTHVTLPTFGDHYEWNKVTSCIHNILSGQRWIEHYGEMAIKNVNNDACQCKVTFVKAKSWSSTVNEIEGVVTDRDGKVIHSIFGKWHEGVYQGDPPSATCIWRANPMPVEQEQYYGFTQFAVELNELDPSLKTLLPPTDTRLRPDQRLLEDGNIEGAEEQKQRIEQLQRERRKVLQDNNMTHQPRFFKKSKDDTWVSNNTYWEQRRDPGFSKMDFPVLW
- the LOC115367745 gene encoding oxysterol-binding protein-related protein 3-like isoform X1, which translates into the protein MTSSSPTHSDSSGSSKHDSNQDSWEIVEGLKGFPASMQEPVRQEGFLLKRRKWPMKGWHKRYFVLEKGILKYSKRGSDLKKGKLHGCIDVGLSVMSVKKKAMCIDLDTEDNIYHLKVKSPELFDEWVLKLRHHRVFRQNEIAMYPHERHLFHPHASSSPTLNDCIRKRATLTKQASIQQAKVSAWLHSSEDMDRCCKDLEECESYLLELNLLLKSMEVLHRTYSAPAITALQASTYDIPKKEKRPRRWRSKNNGKDAKATLQVPSCISSKSPRLHASNPNLYTAESNTQEACPESPDSPTDASRLQEDFCRLANNIHTTLKSAFSSLSAERDRLKHTIHMQAPQPAQVIGLKTTYSSDCPDSSRSLVHQVSNESKASIPESISEFFDAQEYLLSSSSSENEVSDDDSYISDVSDSVSMDTYSNEGGSERHNSVSSVVPLTRRRSTLPSPSPSSSGVSLWNILKNNIGKDLSKVAMPVQLNEPLNTLQRLCEEVEYSELLDTANQTHDPYQRMVYVATFAVSAYASSYHRAGSKPFNPVLGETYECDRADKGFRFIAEQVSHHPPVSACHCDSKNFTFWQDVRWKNKFWGKSMEIVPMGTTHVTLPTFGDHYEWNKVTSCIHNILSGQRWIEHYGEMAIKNVNNDACQCKVTFVKAKSWSSTVNEIEGVVTDRDGKVIHSIFGKWHEGVYQGDPPSATCIWRANPMPVEQEQYYGFTQFAVELNELDPSLKTLLPPTDTRLRPDQRLLEDGNIEGAEEQKQRIEQLQRERRKVLQDNNMTHQPRFFKKSKDDTWVSNNTYWEQRRDPGFSKMDFPVLW